The DNA window GGAGGGCACCAGGGCACGAGGGTGACCCGACGAAAAATAAACGGCGGACACCTGGTTCACGTCTCGGACCCAGGGAAAACCAGTCCGGACATACGAATCACGCTGTGCTGGCGGGATGCTCGACCTGCGGGCTGCCACGCCTGATACGGCGGGCTCCGTGCCGCGCTCGCGCTACCCGCTGGTGGTGTAGGGGAGCAGGGCGATGCCGCGCGCCCGCTTGATGGCGAGCGCGAGCTGCCGCTGCTGCCGGGCCGATAGCCCCGAGATGCGCCGTGGCACGATCTTCCCGCGCTCGCTGATGAAGTACTTCAGCGTTTGCGGATCCTTGTAATCGAAGACGTGATCGGGACCGATTCCCAGCCTGGCGGCCAGCCGGCGGCTCCGCCGCTCGACCGTGGGGATCCCCTGAGACCGCAGTTCATCGGGGTAACGCTCCTCTCTCGGGCCACTCGTCATTCCGGTCGTCATCTGGACATCTCCATTTCGTAGCTGGTCTTTAATGCAATCGAGTTGCATGATGAAGAGCATTGAAGTCGAAATGTTCATTCTGCAATCGCGAATGCGTGGCAGGCCTGCGCCGGAGCGGAGGGTGACGTCATGAGCTGGTCCGGTGGCGCCGTGATGCATGGACGGGTCCCCGTGTGCAGCGCCGCGGCGCATCTCACCGTGCTCGAAGCGACCGGACTCTCGTCCATCCTGCGGCCTTCCGTGAATCTGTGTCTCTGGCGGCGCAGGCTCGATCCGGATCTCCTCACCTGGGCCTCACGGCAGGCGACCGCGGCGACGTTCGAAGCCGAGCGCGTGCTCTCTCGTGTCCGACCGGACCCGTCAGCGTTGGTCATCGCGCTGCCAGCGTCGCCGCAACGGGTGATGCTCGGCGCGGACATCGCAGAGCTCTCCGTCCGCTTCGCCGGGCTCGCCGGGTGTGGTCGGGTCCGGGCCACGCTCAGCCTCTCGGCGCGCGACGTCTGTCGCAAATTCCATGTCGATCACGTCGGCCTCCGGCTCTTCTGCACGTACGCCGGTCCCGGGACGGAGTGGATCCCGAACGACGCGGTGCGACGTGATCTGCTCTCTCGCTACGATCTGGCCATCGACGTGGCCAATCGCTCGATCCAGGGCAATGAGGGCGCCGCTCGTGGCGCGAAGCCCGGAGAGGTGCTGCTCCTCAAGGGCGAAGGGTGGCCGGGCAATGGAGGGAACGGCGCCGTTCACAGGGCTCCGCCGATCGCGGCTGCCCGGCTACGGCGGCTGGTGCTCACCCTCGACGCCGTCCCGTGAGGCCATGTGTGCTGAATTCATCATGTGTCGTTACTTGAATGCTGATGCAATTGGGTTGTATGTGATTCCAGGTTGATCTAGCTTCCTCGGCGTCGAGGCGCGCGCCGCGTGACCTCGCTCCACGGAGGTGCGCTCACGCACCACAGAAGGCGCGTCCGCGCGCCATGGCTCGTCTCGTGCCGCGCTTCATCGCGCGTCGTCACGAATCGAGGAGGGCTGACATGCGTGATGTCATCAAGCTCGTGTCGTCCGCCGGCACTGGCTATTGCTATTACACGACCAAGAACAAGCGAACGATGACGGAGAAACTTCAGATCAAGAAGTTCGATCCGATCGTCCGCAAGCACGTCGTCTTCACCGAGGGGAAGATCTCGAAGGGCGGCGGCAAGTAGCAGCCGTGGGAGCCATGACCGCCCCACGCGAGGACTCGGCCGTTTCCCTCTGCACGCAGCTCCTGCGCGCGGGCTGGGTGCCTCTTCGCCCCGCTCTGTCTGGAGGGGTGGCGATGCAGCGCCGGGATGCGGACCTGTCGATGTCGCTCTGGCATACACCTGGCTCGGACGAGGTGCGCGTGGTGGTCGCCTTCCGGAGCGGCGAGGGGCCACACGATGTACGGCGCGTCAGGGCGATGGATCTTCGTCTGTGCGTCGCGAGAGGCCGGATGCGTGACCTCGGCGCGTGCCTCCAGGAGGCTCCTTCATGGCTCTCGCCTTCGCGGTTTCCTGGGTGGATCGCGCAGCTCAACCAGCAGGGGGCGGAGGTGTACACCGTGGTCTCGGCGCCGGGCGCTCCCGAGGTGCTGGCGCTCGTGGGCGACGCGCCTCCAGCACGACACCTGCACTGAGCGTGCGCCCGCAGGGAGCAAACGGGCCACCACGCCATCCACGCTGGCCCATGAGCCGCCATTCATGACGCAGAGGAGTTCGAGATCATGATCGAATCGCCCCAGCCTGGACTGTACCGGACCACGGCGCCCTATCCCGGGCAGGAGCAGGCGATCCCTGCCGGCGTGCTGGTCTATGTGGGCACGCGCGATGGCGGTGTCCCGTTCGTCGTGAGGCCCGGGCAGAATCGACGCAACCGCTGGTTCTGGGGAGAGCCCGTGGTCGTCCTGCGCGCTCCGAGCTGGGCGGCGACGCTGAAGCGGCTCCCCACGGAGGGCTTCTACACGCTGCCGGAGGAGCTGAAGGTCAACGGGGGGCGATGGTTGAAGAATGCCATCGTCCAGCTCGGATACAACGGCGAGGGACGCGGCATTCTCTTCGTCGCCGAGGACCACGCCGACGAGCCGCGTAATGTGCTCGTTTTCGCCGAACGAGGCGTTCTCATCGACGACGCTTTGCTCGCGCGGCTCGTCTGGGCACCCATTCTGCCCACGCGAGCCGACGAACCGACCGGATGAATGAAACACGAGGAACATCGGATGAAGATCAAGGTGAACATGCGCTCTCTTTCCTGGCTTCTGGCCCTCACGGCGGCCTTCGCGCTCGCTGCTTGCGGCGACGACGACGGCGGGTCGTCGGGCGGAGAGGGGGGACATGGTGGCCACCATCATGGAGATGGAGGGCACGATCATGGAGATGGAGGGCATGATCATGGCGATGGAGGTCATGATCACGGCGACGGGGGGCATGGTGGAGAAGGGGGCGCGGGCACGTGCGGTGATCCTGGCGACCATTGCGTGAGTGATGCCGACTGCTGCTCCAGCGATTGCCACGGCGATCACTGTCACTGAGCTCGAGCGCGCGAGGGGCGTCCGGTCGAGGACGCCACGCTTCCGGGGGGACGGGCGCATTCCTGCGTGCAATTCGTCGCTGCGTGGCGTGGATCGACGGATGCGCAAGCGTTCGACGGAGTTCCTCGGTGGGTGGGGACACGACCCTCCAGGGGCGGACGACGGGACCGCGCACCATCTGCATGACCGATTGAATGTGCAATCTTGCAAGCGGGATTTGCCTGATCCTCGATTGCAATTGCGTGGTGGAATGGTAGAGCCGACGCGCTGCGGGGAGGCAGATGCCGCCTCGCGCAACCCTCACTCCCGCGCCTTCATGAGGAGAGACGATGAGCTACCGCTTCGCGATGGTGTTTCTGAGCGCGCTGGCCCTTGCTGCATGCGGGGGTGATGAGCACGGGCACGAGCAGGAGCACGAGCACGAAACCGAGGACGGGGACGATCATGCTTGTGAGCACCTCGAAGAGGGGCCGTTCCAGTCGGTGACGGCGGCGGAGGTCGCTGCATCGGCGCCTGCGCTGGCGCAGACGCACGTGTCGTACGAGGTTGCGCTCGTGGAGGATGGAGCGGGCAGCTTTCACGGGCTGGTGACGTTCACTCCCAGGGAGGCCGCGGAGTTCGCGTTCTTCTCGACGGAGGAGGTCGCGATGGCCTTCCAGGATGCGGACGGCGCGGCCGTCGCGCCGGAGAGTGCTTGCTCCACGGGGCCGTGCTCGGCGGGATGCGCGCTCGTGAAGAGCAAGGTCACGGTGGATCTGGAGACCGCGACCTACACGTTGACGCTGGGACCGACGACGCTGGAGCAGGTTCACGTGCTGGTCGAGAAGGCGAGCCACGCCCACTGAGCGTCGCGCCATGCCTCCTGTCCTGGAGGAAGAAGGCGTGCTTGCTCCCGTGTGGCGACGGGGGGCGACGGGGGGCGACGGGCGAGGCGAGGGGCGAGCACGAGAGGCTCGCCCGGGCGCGTCAGCGGGAGACGTCGGTGAGGTCGCCGAGGTTGCGCGTTTCTTCGTCGATGCCTGCGACGACGAGGAGGGAAGGAGTCCCCTGGACCGGCCACTGGTTCAAGCGCTCCAGGGCATGGTCGAGCCACAGCTCGTGGACCTCGCGCTGCCTCGGGTCGGAGACGTAGGCGCGCGCTGGGGTCTGAGCGAGACGGGGGCGGACGAGATCGGTGCAGGCGAAGGGCGCGAGCAAGTCGCGTTGAGCGAGGGTGGAGCCGTCGTCGGCGTCGAGCTGGTAGATGGTACCGTCCTGCGCGAGCACGGTCACCGTCTTGCCGTAGCCGGGCTCCAGACCGAAGTCGCACGGCTCGGCGGGCAACGAGAGGCGGGTGGGGAGAGGGGCAGCGCCGGTGAGGTCGGCGAGATCGTAGCGGGTGAGGGCGGCCTCGCCGTGGTGGGCGAGAACGATCGGACGATCGGGGTGTCCCTGGAGG is part of the Chondromyces crocatus genome and encodes:
- the rpmG gene encoding 50S ribosomal protein L33 is translated as MRDVIKLVSSAGTGYCYYTTKNKRTMTEKLQIKKFDPIVRKHVVFTEGKISKGGGK
- a CDS encoding DUF1826 domain-containing protein is translated as MSWSGGAVMHGRVPVCSAAAHLTVLEATGLSSILRPSVNLCLWRRRLDPDLLTWASRQATAATFEAERVLSRVRPDPSALVIALPASPQRVMLGADIAELSVRFAGLAGCGRVRATLSLSARDVCRKFHVDHVGLRLFCTYAGPGTEWIPNDAVRRDLLSRYDLAIDVANRSIQGNEGAARGAKPGEVLLLKGEGWPGNGGNGAVHRAPPIAAARLRRLVLTLDAVP
- the rpsR gene encoding 30S ribosomal protein S18, with protein sequence MTSGPREERYPDELRSQGIPTVERRSRRLAARLGIGPDHVFDYKDPQTLKYFISERGKIVPRRISGLSARQQRQLALAIKRARGIALLPYTTSG